CGACGCCTTGAGCTTACCGACAAAAGTGGCTCGATCGGTGTCGTCACGAAAGATCGGTCTTCTTTCGTTACCCCGGCAGGTCACATGATAGTACGCATCCGCAAACAGGATCCGTAAGGGCCGGGCCATAGGCCCCGACCTCTATCCTGAAACGGACCATAATGTCAATAGTAAAGATCTGACCCCATCCCCTCCTTTACAAGTCCGCCAAGCTCTGATCGCGTTGCCACCGCCGCCGCAAATGATATGGCGCAACCCCGGAATACCGTAGCTGCTCGTCACCTATGAGACCGGGAATGATTTTTTCTTCTCTGGTCACACCGCGATCGCTGTCTATGGAGCGACCGAGCTCTGGCGCCGCGGACACCCGTGGCTTAAGGTCGCGTCTGTCTTGATCGCCGCAATTGAGATTTCGACGGTCCTCGTTCTTCGGGCGCACTACACCATGGACGTGTTGACTGCGGTTCTTGCCGCACTATGGGTTTCCTCCATTGCAGTCACGCTCGCGCCCGGCTGTGACCGGCTCCTCGCGCGCGCTTACGCGACGGCCCGAAGCGGTCCGACCCGGAGGCTAGCATGGCCGCAAAGTGGGTCTATTTCAGTTCCCGACCGGGCCGACGCGACGAATACCATTTCACTCGCCGAGTCTCGCAAGGCCCTTTTCGGTCAGGTAAGCAACCAGGGTGCCCGCGAGAAGTCCGATGACGTACCCGTAGGGCAAGCCGACCGCTGCCAGCCCCACCATCAGCACGATCATGAAGTTCTGTTTAGAGCCGGTCATGTCGCCAACCAGCTTGATCAACGTCAGCCCTTCGAAGAAAAGGACGATGCCAAGGATTGGCTTCGGGAATATCTGAATGACCTGCTCGAAGCCGGTGCCGAAAACGAGCCCCAGGATCAGGTAGAGAGCCCCTTCGATAATCACCGAGCCTCCGGTTCGCGCGCCGAAGGCGTAATGTCCGGCCATTCCCCCCGAGCCGTGGCAGGTCGGATATCCGCTGAGAAAAGGGTTGACGAGATTCATGAGAGAGTAGGTCCAGCTGATCTTGCGGATGGTGACGGGATAGCCGGGAAACAGGTCCTCGATCACCTGCCGGGTGGCGAGGATCGAGTTCCCGAGCGACAGGGCAAGCTGGGGCAGGGCCAGGAGTAGCCAGCCGGCGAGAATCGCGTCCACGGTCGGGACGTGAAGCGCCGGCAAATGAAAGCCGATGCTTCTTTGAATGTCGAAGGAATCCACTTTGAAGGCGAAGGCGTAGAGAATGCCGAGCCCGATGAGGATCAGCGCAGGCGGATATCTCCGATTACCCAGGAGAAACAGCGTGATCGTAAAACCCAAGACGGCCAGCCCCAGGCCGATGGCGCCGTCGGCCTGCACGTAGTCCTTCAAGGCCAGCAATGACAGTTGCAGCCCCAGGCCGAACTGGATACCGCGTATGACGTTCTTGGGGACGATCCGCGCCAGCCAGTCGATGAGACCCGTCGCGCTCAAGACCAGCATCGTAATTCCTATCGCCAGCCCTCCGCCGTAGAGAATATCGGGGCTGACCTTCTGGCCGATCACGATCACCGCCATGGCTTTGAGCGGCTGGACCGGCATCGGCAGTCGATAGATCAGCCCGCTCAAGATCTGCATCAAGCCGAACATGATGAGCACGCTCGGAGCATCGAGCCCGCTGGCGAGGATGACGCCGACGATCAGCGGGAGGTCCGTGCCGATGTCGCCAAAGGCGCCGGAGAATTCGTTGCGGTCGAAGCGAATGCCAAACGAGGAAGAGCCGTTGGGGACAGCCGAACGATTCGGGAGACTGATCTGTACGCGAGTTGACATGGGCTAGTTTGTCAGTACCTGTTGCATTTCGACTCGTACGCCCTGTGGGCCGGCTCATCCCATTCCTGTGCTTCTCGGTGCCGAGATCCGATCCGTTTGATGATACTAGCCGCCTTTTCCGGAGGCAACGGCGTGGTTTTGCAGTCCGTCCTGCGGAGAGAATCGCGCCAGTCTGCCGGCGAACGTCTCTTACCTCGTGAAGCTCCTGGCGGACCCGGAGGAAATCATACGGTACCGGTCCGTCGCGGCCTTGAGCGGCTTTCGCGACCCACGGGCGCGAAGGGCCCTCGAGACCGTCGCGCACGATGACGCGTCGAGAAGGGTAAGAAAGAGAGCCAGGGAGGCGCTCCGCAGGATTCGGCCGGCCCTGACATAACTCGGACTGTATCGGGACATTTGCTTGACTCCCGCTCCTCGCTGGACTATGAGTCGCAACAGAATATGAATTTCCCGGATAATCCACCGCTGCTTATCGGTCATCGTCCGGCTTAATCCTCGGCGCCGCAAGCTTCCGGGTTTGGCCGTCATCGATAGGCAGGCGACGGCTGTTGCGGCCCGGAGGTGATGATGCGGCGATTTCGATTCAGTCCAGCCCTGCCCGAGACTCCGCCGTTTACACTCGGCGACGGGGTCATTCTGCTGGGCATCGCCAGCATCCTGTACGCCGGTCTGCGCATGGCATTCAACGTTCCCGCGGTCGTTGCCGGTCCGGAGATTTCACTTTCTCCGTCGGCGCTGCCCTGGTACGCCTTGCTCTCGGTCGGGCGCATGACCGCGGCATACTTCCTCTCGCTGTTTTTCAGTCTGTTCTACGGCTACGTTGCCGCCCGCAACCGCGTCGCGCGAACGGTGCTCATGCCGTTGCTGGACGTCTTCCAGAGCGTGCCGATTCTTTCTTTCCTGCCGGTGGTTCTACTGAGCCTCAGCGCCGTCTTGCCGCAGGAGCTCGCGGCTGAACTGGCGGCCATCGTGCTCATCTTCACGTCGCAGGTATGGAACATGACCTTCAGCTTTTACCAGTCCATGACGACGATTCCGGCTGAAATGCGGGAAGCCGCCGCTGTTTTCCGCCTCGATCCCTGGTTGCGCTTCAAAACCGTTGAGCTCCCTTTCGCGGCGATCGGCCTGCTATGGAACAGCATGATGAGCTGGTCCGGCGGTTGGTTCTTTCTCATGGCCGCCGAGATCTTCAATGTCGGGAGCCGCGATTTTCGCCTGCCGGGGCTCGGGTCGTATTTGCAGACCGCAGCTCACGAAGGCGATCCGCACGCTGTTTTCCTGGGCGTGGCTGCGCTCGTCACGGTGATCATCCTGCTCGACCAGCTCGTCTGGCGCCCGCTTATTGCATGGACCGATCGCTTCAAGGTGGAAATGACCGAAGACGACGAACCGCCCAGGTCGTGGTTTCTCGATCTGGTTTCACGCGCCTGGCTCGTAGAGAGGTTCCGCACGCGCGTCTGGCGGCCCTTCAGTGAATGGGTGGACGGAAAATTCCAGCGTCGGGCGAGCGGCGTTGTCGCCCCACCCGAACCGCCATCGGGATCAGCGCTTCCCCGCTCCGCGATCGCGATCCTGACCGCTTTCGGGCTTGTCCTTGCTTACGGAAGTTACCGCGCGGCGATGCTGTTGTCTGCGCTCCCTGCGCCGGCGTGGACGGAACTGGGAAAAGGCATGGTCGCCACCTTTCTTCGGGTGAGCATCGCGCTGGCGATCACCCTGCTCTGGACCGTTCCGGCGGGGGTGCTCATCGGGACCAACCGCCGGCTCGCCGCGCTTCTCCAACCGATCGTACAGGTTATCGCCTCCATTCCGGCTACGGCGCTCTTCCCCGTAGTCCTGCTGGCCCTGTTAGAGGCGCCGGGCGGTTTGAACATCGCCGCCGTGCTCCTCATGTTGATGGGGACGCAGTGGTATCTTCTGTTCAACGTTATTGCCGGAGCTACGGCCATTCCCCAAGACCTGCTGTACACCACGGATCTCCTCCGCCTTTCATCGCTCGACCGCTGGCGCACCCTGATCCTGCCGGCGCTCTTTCCGTACATCATCACGGGGGCGATCACCGCGAGCGGCGGCGCGTGGAACGCCAGCATTGTGGCGGAGCACGTGGAATTCGGCGGTCGAACCCACGCTACAGCCGGCGTGGGAGCGTTGATCGCCCGGGCCACCGCCAGCGGCGATTACCCGCTTTTGCTGGCGGCGACGTTGACGCTGGTCGCGACGGTCGTTTTGATCAACCGGACGTTCTGGCGCCGTCTCTATCGAGTCGCCGAAGAACGCTATCGCATGGATTGATCCGCATCGAGGGTATTCCACATGATCACCGGAACGACGGCCCGTGAGGCCGAGAATTTGCTGGAGCTCCAAAGCATTACCAAGGCCTACCGGCTGGAGGCAAGGGAGTTCGTCGCCATCCAGAACATAGACCTCTACGTCAAGCCGGGCGAATTCGTCTGCTTGCTGGGCCCGTCCGGATGCGGGAAATCGACGTTGCTCAGAATCATTGCGGGGCTGAGCGCTGCCACCTCCGGTGTGGTCTGCTATCACGGCCGTCCTCTCGAAGGCGTGAATCCATACACGACGATCGTCTTCCAGACATTCGCCCTTTATCCCTGGCTCACGGTGCTGGAGAACGTGGAAATCGCGCTGAAGGCACGGGGCGTACCTCCGGCCGAGCGCAGGCAGCGTGCCCTGAAGCTCATCGATACCGTCGGTCTGGACGGCTTTGAGTCGGCCTATCCGCGCGAGCTTTCCGGCGGCATGCGGCAGAAAGTCGGGTTCGCCCGAGCGATGGCCGTCGAGCCGGAATTGTTGTGTCTGGACGAACCCTTTTCCGCGCTGGACGTGCTTTCCGCAGAGGCTCTGCGGGGCGAGCTGATGGAATTGTGGCTGAAGAAGAGGATCCCCACCAAGGCCATCCTGATGGTCACGCACAACATCGAAGAAGCCGTACTGATGGCCGACCGCATCGTGATCATGGGCAAGGACCCGGGTCACATCGTCACCGAGATTCCGATCACCCTCCGCCAGCCGCGGCGGCGCAAGGATACCGCGTTCCAGGCGCTGGTCGACAAGGTGTACGCCGCCGTTGCCGGCCCGTCCAGGCCGAAGGACGAAGCGCTCGGCACCCGGCCCGGACAGCCCGGGGTGACCCGACCCTTGCCCAATGCCCAGCTTAGCGCCCTGACAGGGTTGCTCGAGAAGCTCGTGGACGAAGGAGGCCGGGTAGACCTCTTCCGGATAAGCGAGGACCTGGTCCTCGAACTCGACGATCTCCTGCCCATCGTGGAGTCCGGAGACCTCCTGGGCTTCATTTCCGTGCGCGAAGGCGATCTCCTGCTCACGCCGCTCGGGCGCGCCTACGCCGACGCCACGATCCTGGGCCGCAAGGCGATCATCGCGGGCCGGGTCCTGCGCTTGCCGACCATCGCGTGGATCTACGAAACCCTCCAGCAAGACGACGATCGGCGGGTGGCTTGGGAGTACTTCCACGACCAGCTGCAAGCCGACTTCGGCGAGAGGGCTGAAAAACAGCTGGACATCGCCATCAGCTGGGGCCGGCATGCCGAGCTGTTCGCCTACGACGACGCTGCGGGAGAGCTGTATCTGGAAAGCGATGACGGAGAAGCGGCCAAGAAGAGCATTGCCGTGGGGGAGCTGTACGAGGCCTGGCCCGTGCTTTCCCTGCGGGAACGGGTCGACGGCTTCTTGTTGCTGCAGCAGGAGGACGCCGAAAACTTTTTTCTGCATCTGAGCGCCAGGGATAAGGCGGAATTGATCCTGGCTCTGCCCGTCGGAGAACGAAGATTGTGGACGCGGCTCCTCGGCCCCGAGGAAGCTCTGGATGTCGTCCAGGAAATCCCCGAGCACGAACGCGCGGGGTTTTTGTCTTTGCTCGACGACAAAACCCGCAGGGAAGTCAAGGGACTCATGGATTACGTCGAGGAACAGGCCCGAGGGTCGATAAACCCGCGCTACGCCCGCTTGCGGCCTGACATGAGCGTGGACGAAGCGGTCAGCTTTCTCCGCAGGGACGCTCGGGATCGGGCGGAGACTGTCTATTACGCTTATGTGACCGATCCCGAAGAGCGCCTGCTGGGAACGGTCAGCTTCAGAGACTTGCTGGTAGCCCCCGGCGACAAAAAAGTCCAGGATGTCATGCGCACCGATGTGATCTCGGCGCCAGAGCACTTGGATCGAAAGGCGCTGAGCGACCTTTTCGCCCGGTATAACCTCCGGATGATCCCCGTCGTCGATTCCGAAAGGCGCATCAAGAAAGTGGTGACAAGGGACGACCTGGGCGACCTTGCATAGGCGGAGCCCGGCCCGGAGGTTGCTCGAGGATTCAACTGGCGGCAGCCGCCCATCGGAAGCGAGCCGAAATCTCGAGAGCGCGGCGCGGCACGTGAAGCTCCCTCGGCCTGCGGACAATCCCGCACTCGCTCAACATTGACAGGGAGACACGATTCATCTACGATGAGGACTAGCAGGCGATGGGGTTCGCCGATTGAACCGTCCGCCTCGGCGGGCTGATAACCCCTACTCGAGTTCCTCTTCGGGTAGGGGTTTTTTGTTTGTCCATGATCACCGTCGCGAAACCGCAGGAGAAAGGATCCGCACTCCGATGACGGCAAAGATCACGAAGGTTCTGGCACGAGAGGTTCTGGATTCCAGAGGACTGCCCACTGTCCAGGCGGACGTGATTCTCGATAACGGCCTTATCGGGCGGGCGACGGCACCGGCCGGCGCCTCCATGGGCAGGCGCGAGGCCTCTGAACTCCGGGACGGCGATGGGAAGCGGTACCTGGGAAAGGGCGTGTTACAGGCCGTCCGCGGCGTCCGTAACGAGATCGCCCCCGCTCTCGTTGGTCGGGATCCGACCCAACAGTCAAAAATCGATCGACTTCTCCTTGACCTCGACGGCACCGCCAACAAAGGCCGACTCGGCGCCAATGCCATCGTGGCGGTTTCGATGGCCGTGGCCCGGGCCGGCGCCCTGGCTTCCGGCATTCCGCTCTATCGGTACTTGGGCGGCAAGAAGGCGAATCTTCTGCCGGTACCGCAGGTGAACGTCATCAACGGCGGCAGGCACGCCGAGAACAGTCTCGATATGCAGGAGTTCATGATCGTTCCGCGGGGAGCGCCCTCGTTCTCCGAGGCGCTGCGAATGGCGAGCGAGACGTTTCAGCATCTCAAGCGCATCCTGAAGCGAAAGGGTCACTCCGTCGGTCTGGGCGACGAAGGCGGCTTTGCCCCCGACCTCCGCTCGGGGGAAGAGGCCATGGCCGTGATCGTGGAAGCGATCGAACAGGCGGGATACCGGCCGGGCGACGACATCGCGCTGGCTCTGGACCCCGCCGCGAGCGAATTCCACAAAAACGGCGGCTACGAGTTCAAGAAATCCGGCGGCGGCAAAAAGACCTCGCACGAGATGGTATCCCTCTATTCGGCGTGGGTCGACGAATTTCCTCTTGTCTCCATCGAGGACGGCCTCGCCGAAGACGACTGGAGCGGATGGAAGACGCTGACGGGCGCGATCGGGGCCGAGGTGCAGCTGGTCGGCGACGACATTTTCGTCACCGATCCGGGGCTGATCCGCCGGGGAATCGACGAGAAGGTCGCCAATGCCGTCCTGATCAAGGTGAATCAAATCGGAACCGTGAGCGAAACTTTGAAAGCCGTCGAGACGGCCCGCGAGGGGGGTTACGCCGTCGTCATCTCCCATCGTTCCGGGGAAACCGAGGACACGTTTATCGCCGACCTCGCGGTCGCGGTCGAGGCCGGGCAGATCAAGACCGGCTCGCTGTGCCGTTCCGAACGAATTGCAAAATACAACCGGCTTTTGGAGATCGAAGAAGATCTGGGGGCGAACGCGCGGTTTCTCGATCCCTTCGCCAAAACCTCCGGTCCCTGAAACGCCCCCTTGCCGGCCATGAACCCCAGGGTCGAGTCAACATCCAAGCTCCCCCCGATCCCGGAATCCCGTACGAGCGACGGCGCCGCGGGCGAGCTCGCAGGGCTTTTGGAGCGCCTCCGCCGGCTTTGCGAGGGTCTGGGGAAGGCCGGTTCGCAGCCGCTGGCGCGCATCGCCGAATTGCAGCAGCGTCTGGCCGAAGAGCGATTCCATCTCGCCGTTCTGGGTCAGTTCAAGCGCGGCAAAAGCACCCTGCTCAATGCCCTGCTCGGCGAGCCGTTGCTTCCCACCGGGGTCGTACCGTTGACCTCGGTTCCGACGTTTCTGCAGGGCGGCGAGCGGCGCGCCATACGCGTCCTCTTTCGCGACCGCGGACAAGCGGCGTTCACCGATCTCACGTTGGAGGACGCGCACGAAATTCTGGTCCGCCACGTGACGGAACAGGAAAATCCTGGAAATCGGCTCGGCGTGGAATACGTCGAGGTGGAGCACCCGTCGTCTCTGTTGCGGGCCGGGCTCGTGTTGATCGACACCCCGGGCATCGGCTCGACGCTTCGCCACAATACCGAAGCGACGCTGCGCTTCCTGCCGCAATGCGACGCCGCCCTCTTCGTCGTCTCCGCAGATCCCCCGATCACCGAGGTGGAAAAAGATTTTCTCAAGGCCGTCCGGGACAAAGTGGCGAAGCTGATTTTTGTGATGAACAAGATCGACTACCTGGACGATCACGAGCTGGACGAAGCCACACGGTTCCTCGAACGAGCCCTCAGGGAAGCCGACGTTCAAGACGGCCGCACGATTTTTGGAATTTCGGCCAGGCAGGCGCTGGAGGCGAAGATCGGGCGGGAAGCCGCCCTGTGGCGCAAGAGCGGTCTGGAGGGACTGTTCCGCCACTTGCTCGATTTCACCGC
The sequence above is a segment of the Candidatus Zixiibacteriota bacterium genome. Coding sequences within it:
- a CDS encoding putative sulfate/molybdate transporter; translated protein: MSTRVQISLPNRSAVPNGSSSFGIRFDRNEFSGAFGDIGTDLPLIVGVILASGLDAPSVLIMFGLMQILSGLIYRLPMPVQPLKAMAVIVIGQKVSPDILYGGGLAIGITMLVLSATGLIDWLARIVPKNVIRGIQFGLGLQLSLLALKDYVQADGAIGLGLAVLGFTITLFLLGNRRYPPALILIGLGILYAFAFKVDSFDIQRSIGFHLPALHVPTVDAILAGWLLLALPQLALSLGNSILATRQVIEDLFPGYPVTIRKISWTYSLMNLVNPFLSGYPTCHGSGGMAGHYAFGARTGGSVIIEGALYLILGLVFGTGFEQVIQIFPKPILGIVLFFEGLTLIKLVGDMTGSKQNFMIVLMVGLAAVGLPYGYVIGLLAGTLVAYLTEKGLARLGE
- a CDS encoding ABC transporter permease subunit yields the protein MRRFRFSPALPETPPFTLGDGVILLGIASILYAGLRMAFNVPAVVAGPEISLSPSALPWYALLSVGRMTAAYFLSLFFSLFYGYVAARNRVARTVLMPLLDVFQSVPILSFLPVVLLSLSAVLPQELAAELAAIVLIFTSQVWNMTFSFYQSMTTIPAEMREAAAVFRLDPWLRFKTVELPFAAIGLLWNSMMSWSGGWFFLMAAEIFNVGSRDFRLPGLGSYLQTAAHEGDPHAVFLGVAALVTVIILLDQLVWRPLIAWTDRFKVEMTEDDEPPRSWFLDLVSRAWLVERFRTRVWRPFSEWVDGKFQRRASGVVAPPEPPSGSALPRSAIAILTAFGLVLAYGSYRAAMLLSALPAPAWTELGKGMVATFLRVSIALAITLLWTVPAGVLIGTNRRLAALLQPIVQVIASIPATALFPVVLLALLEAPGGLNIAAVLLMLMGTQWYLLFNVIAGATAIPQDLLYTTDLLRLSSLDRWRTLILPALFPYIITGAITASGGAWNASIVAEHVEFGGRTHATAGVGALIARATASGDYPLLLAATLTLVATVVLINRTFWRRLYRVAEERYRMD
- a CDS encoding AAA-associated domain-containing protein, translating into MITGTTAREAENLLELQSITKAYRLEAREFVAIQNIDLYVKPGEFVCLLGPSGCGKSTLLRIIAGLSAATSGVVCYHGRPLEGVNPYTTIVFQTFALYPWLTVLENVEIALKARGVPPAERRQRALKLIDTVGLDGFESAYPRELSGGMRQKVGFARAMAVEPELLCLDEPFSALDVLSAEALRGELMELWLKKRIPTKAILMVTHNIEEAVLMADRIVIMGKDPGHIVTEIPITLRQPRRRKDTAFQALVDKVYAAVAGPSRPKDEALGTRPGQPGVTRPLPNAQLSALTGLLEKLVDEGGRVDLFRISEDLVLELDDLLPIVESGDLLGFISVREGDLLLTPLGRAYADATILGRKAIIAGRVLRLPTIAWIYETLQQDDDRRVAWEYFHDQLQADFGERAEKQLDIAISWGRHAELFAYDDAAGELYLESDDGEAAKKSIAVGELYEAWPVLSLRERVDGFLLLQQEDAENFFLHLSARDKAELILALPVGERRLWTRLLGPEEALDVVQEIPEHERAGFLSLLDDKTRREVKGLMDYVEEQARGSINPRYARLRPDMSVDEAVSFLRRDARDRAETVYYAYVTDPEERLLGTVSFRDLLVAPGDKKVQDVMRTDVISAPEHLDRKALSDLFARYNLRMIPVVDSERRIKKVVTRDDLGDLA
- the eno gene encoding phosphopyruvate hydratase, whose translation is MTAKITKVLAREVLDSRGLPTVQADVILDNGLIGRATAPAGASMGRREASELRDGDGKRYLGKGVLQAVRGVRNEIAPALVGRDPTQQSKIDRLLLDLDGTANKGRLGANAIVAVSMAVARAGALASGIPLYRYLGGKKANLLPVPQVNVINGGRHAENSLDMQEFMIVPRGAPSFSEALRMASETFQHLKRILKRKGHSVGLGDEGGFAPDLRSGEEAMAVIVEAIEQAGYRPGDDIALALDPAASEFHKNGGYEFKKSGGGKKTSHEMVSLYSAWVDEFPLVSIEDGLAEDDWSGWKTLTGAIGAEVQLVGDDIFVTDPGLIRRGIDEKVANAVLIKVNQIGTVSETLKAVETAREGGYAVVISHRSGETEDTFIADLAVAVEAGQIKTGSLCRSERIAKYNRLLEIEEDLGANARFLDPFAKTSGP